A stretch of the Vitreoscilla filiformis genome encodes the following:
- a CDS encoding 3-hydroxyacyl-CoA dehydrogenase NAD-binding domain-containing protein gives MVSLNASNVSLDATTPVAVIGAGSMGAGIAQVAAQAGHAVRLFDLQAGAAARALARIADDLAGAVQRGKLTATERDATLARLSVAEQLTDLAGCGLAVEAIVEKLEPKQALFAELEKVLGPQAVLATNTSSISVTAVAQKLAQPQRFIGWHFFNPATRMKLVEIISGVATDPALVAPMQALTRAWGKVPVLAPNAPGFIVNRVARPYYAEGLRLLAERVADVASIDTLLRQAGGFVMGPFELMDLIGVEVNLSVTTSVFEATAFDPRYAPHLIQQELVRSGRFGRKTGHGFYRYEGGKPQGAAVACVAPAPSVPVLRCASDMGLLTPLVQRLAAAGVTLLPDDSLPAETLALGEEDAGTPGGTWITLSDGRTAAQRSAQRAGRPVLLLDLALDFGTTPMVAVAVGGPHPNPSPTRGEGAPTLANPVPGTKPLSPCGRGVGERGSPLAQLAAALAPAGVQLLPLADVAGLVVLRTVACLANEAADVLTWTGTAPTDIDTAMRLGTAYPQGPLAWADAIGPARVATVLTHLQQHYGEVRYRRSPALSHLQHTGGLFHD, from the coding sequence ATGGTTTCGCTGAACGCTTCGAACGTTTCCCTGGACGCCACCACGCCCGTGGCCGTGATCGGTGCGGGCAGCATGGGGGCGGGCATTGCCCAAGTGGCCGCCCAAGCGGGGCACGCGGTGCGCCTGTTTGACCTGCAAGCCGGCGCTGCCGCCCGCGCCCTGGCCCGCATCGCGGACGATCTGGCCGGCGCCGTGCAACGCGGCAAGCTCACCGCCACCGAACGCGACGCCACCTTGGCCCGCCTGAGCGTGGCCGAGCAGCTCACTGATTTGGCGGGCTGCGGCCTGGCGGTGGAAGCCATCGTCGAAAAGCTGGAGCCCAAACAAGCGCTGTTTGCCGAGCTGGAAAAGGTGCTCGGGCCGCAGGCGGTGCTGGCCACCAACACCTCGTCCATCTCGGTGACGGCGGTGGCGCAAAAGCTGGCGCAGCCGCAGCGCTTCATCGGCTGGCACTTTTTCAACCCAGCCACGCGCATGAAGTTGGTGGAAATCATCAGCGGAGTGGCCACCGATCCGGCACTGGTGGCGCCCATGCAGGCGCTCACCCGTGCCTGGGGCAAGGTGCCAGTGTTGGCGCCGAATGCGCCGGGGTTCATCGTCAACCGCGTGGCGCGACCCTATTACGCTGAAGGGCTGCGCTTGCTGGCCGAACGGGTGGCCGATGTGGCGAGCATCGACACCCTGTTGCGCCAAGCCGGTGGTTTTGTGATGGGGCCGTTCGAGCTGATGGATTTGATCGGCGTCGAAGTCAACCTCTCGGTGACGACCTCGGTGTTTGAAGCCACGGCGTTCGATCCGCGTTATGCCCCGCATCTCATCCAGCAAGAGTTGGTGCGCAGCGGGCGCTTTGGGCGCAAGACGGGGCACGGTTTTTATCGCTACGAAGGCGGCAAACCGCAAGGCGCTGCCGTGGCCTGCGTGGCGCCTGCGCCCAGCGTGCCGGTGCTGCGCTGTGCGTCGGACATGGGGCTGCTCACGCCGCTGGTGCAGCGCCTGGCCGCTGCCGGCGTGACGCTGCTGCCCGACGACAGCCTGCCCGCCGAAACCCTGGCCTTGGGTGAGGAGGATGCCGGCACCCCGGGCGGCACCTGGATCACCTTGAGCGATGGCCGCACCGCCGCGCAGCGTTCTGCCCAGCGGGCGGGGCGCCCGGTGTTGTTGCTGGATTTGGCGCTGGATTTCGGCACGACGCCGATGGTGGCGGTGGCGGTGGGAGGCCCTCACCCCAACCCCTCTCCCACGAGGGGAGAGGGAGCTCCCACTTTGGCAAACCCTGTGCCAGGCACTAAGCCCCTCTCCCCTTGTGGGAGAGGGGTTGGGGAGAGGGGGAGCCCCCTCGCCCAACTCGCCGCCGCCCTCGCCCCCGCCGGCGTGCAACTGCTGCCCCTGGCCGACGTGGCCGGCCTGGTGGTGCTGCGTACCGTGGCCTGCTTGGCGAACGAAGCCGCCGACGTGCTCACCTGGACGGGCACCGCGCCGACCGACATCGACACCGCCATGCGTCTGGGCACCGCCTACCCGCAAGGCCCGCTGGCCTGGGCCGATGCCATCGGCCCTGCCCGCGTGGCCACCGTGCTGACCCACCTGCAACAGCACTACGGCGAGGTGCGCTACCGGCGCTCCCCGGCGCTCTCGCACCTGCAACACACCGGAGGCTTGTTTCATGACTGA
- the paaG gene encoding 2-(1,2-epoxy-1,2-dihydrophenyl)acetyl-CoA isomerase PaaG has product MSESPDSLVLSSQRGAMRTLTLNRPAALNSFTTEMHRALLAELDAAAADPLVRCVVLTGAGRGFCAGQDLADPAVAPDLTPGAPPKDLGAMIEQHYGPLLRRLRTMPVPVVAAVNGVAAGAGANIALACDLVLAGRSASFIQAFAKIGLIPDSGGTWLLPRLAGRARALGLALLGDKLPAAEAERLGLIWRCVDDAALADETHALAERLAAMPTRALVQTRLAMDAAQSLSLDEALDAEARLQGELGAAHDYLEGVAAFLAKRAPQFTDR; this is encoded by the coding sequence ATGTCCGAATCGCCTGACTCCCTGGTGCTGAGCTCCCAACGCGGTGCCATGCGCACCCTGACGCTGAACCGCCCGGCAGCGCTCAACAGCTTCACCACCGAGATGCATCGCGCCTTGCTGGCTGAACTGGACGCCGCTGCCGCCGATCCGCTGGTGCGCTGCGTGGTGTTGACCGGCGCGGGTCGGGGGTTTTGCGCCGGGCAAGATTTGGCCGATCCAGCGGTGGCGCCGGATCTCACCCCCGGTGCCCCGCCCAAGGATTTGGGCGCGATGATCGAACAACACTATGGCCCGCTGCTGCGCCGCCTGCGCACGATGCCGGTGCCGGTGGTGGCGGCGGTGAACGGCGTGGCCGCTGGCGCGGGCGCCAACATCGCACTGGCGTGTGATCTGGTGCTGGCTGGGCGCTCAGCCAGTTTCATCCAAGCGTTTGCCAAGATCGGCCTGATTCCCGACTCGGGCGGCACCTGGTTGCTGCCGCGCTTGGCTGGGCGGGCCCGCGCCCTGGGCCTGGCGTTGTTGGGCGACAAACTGCCCGCCGCCGAAGCCGAACGCCTCGGGCTGATCTGGCGCTGCGTGGACGATGCCGCCTTGGCCGACGAAACCCACGCCTTGGCCGAACGCCTGGCTGCGATGCCCACCCGCGCCCTGGTGCAAACCCGCTTGGCGATGGACGCCGCCCAAAGCCTGAGCCTGGACGAAGCGCTGGACGCCGAAGCCCGTCTGCAAGGTGAACTGGGCGCTGCACACGATTACCTCGAAGGCGTGGCGGCTTTCCTGGCCAAGCGTGCCCCGCAGTTCACGGACCGTTGA
- the paaN gene encoding phenylacetic acid degradation protein PaaN yields the protein MSLFDTHRPLLDAALAALSDRGHWTPFPELPSPKVYGEHAQAEGQAQVEALLGQDFPLTQPGELGRIAPERSPWGVPLGTRYPECEPQALLTAAQAAEPAWQAIGPRGRVGVLLEALLRIHRQSHAFAHAVMLTTGQGPMMAFQAAGPHSQDRALEAVAVAWQAMSTVPEAARWHKPQGKNPPLVMEKRFEIVGRGVALVIGCATFPTWNTFPGLFAALATGNPVIVKPHPQAILPAALAVRVLREVLAEQGLPPEVVQLAATERPEFTQALATDAAVASIDFTGGRAFGQWLAANARQARLYAELSGVNTVILESTDAYRAMLDNLAFSLCLYSGQMCTTPQNLFVPVSGIATDEGHKRFAELGADLAAAVRKITQHPKVGPVVLGALCAEATLARLDQARAWAEEGRARLLLDTEPLPHPDFPQARTRTPLLLALEAPDETLLRQECFGPISFLVAVPDAEHAAALAERLIRSEGALTLAGYTTDPAFEERLVRLSLRARVALSLNLTHSVYVNQAAAFSDFHGSGGNPAANASYAGLAFVADRFVVVQRRWHVQPEMSATQPAAGA from the coding sequence ATGAGCCTGTTCGACACCCATCGCCCCCTGCTGGACGCCGCCCTGGCCGCCCTGAGCGACCGAGGCCACTGGACGCCCTTCCCCGAACTGCCTTCCCCCAAGGTCTACGGCGAACACGCCCAGGCCGAGGGGCAAGCGCAGGTCGAAGCCCTATTGGGGCAGGATTTCCCACTCACCCAGCCCGGTGAGTTGGGCCGCATCGCGCCGGAGCGCTCCCCCTGGGGTGTGCCGCTGGGCACGCGCTACCCGGAGTGCGAACCGCAAGCCCTGCTGACCGCCGCGCAAGCCGCCGAACCGGCTTGGCAGGCGATCGGCCCGCGCGGCCGGGTGGGCGTGCTGTTGGAAGCGCTGCTGCGCATTCACCGCCAAAGCCACGCTTTTGCCCATGCGGTGATGCTCACCACCGGGCAGGGGCCGATGATGGCGTTTCAAGCCGCCGGGCCGCATTCGCAAGATCGAGCGCTGGAGGCCGTGGCGGTGGCTTGGCAAGCCATGTCCACCGTGCCCGAGGCGGCGCGCTGGCACAAGCCGCAAGGCAAGAACCCGCCGCTGGTGATGGAGAAACGCTTCGAGATCGTCGGGCGGGGCGTGGCACTGGTGATCGGCTGCGCGACGTTCCCCACCTGGAACACCTTCCCCGGCCTGTTCGCGGCGCTGGCCACGGGCAACCCGGTGATCGTCAAACCGCATCCGCAAGCCATCTTGCCCGCCGCGCTGGCGGTGCGCGTGCTGCGTGAGGTGCTGGCCGAACAAGGCCTGCCGCCCGAGGTGGTGCAACTGGCCGCCACCGAGCGCCCCGAGTTCACCCAAGCGCTGGCCACGGATGCGGCGGTCGCGTCCATCGACTTCACCGGGGGCCGCGCCTTCGGCCAATGGCTGGCCGCCAACGCCCGGCAAGCGCGGCTCTACGCGGAACTCTCCGGCGTGAACACGGTGATCCTCGAATCCACCGACGCCTACCGCGCCATGCTGGACAACCTGGCCTTCTCGCTGTGCCTCTACAGCGGCCAAATGTGTACCACGCCGCAAAACCTGTTCGTCCCGGTGAGCGGCATCGCCACCGACGAAGGCCACAAGCGTTTTGCCGAGCTGGGCGCCGATCTGGCCGCCGCCGTGCGCAAGATCACCCAACACCCCAAAGTCGGCCCGGTGGTGCTGGGGGCGTTGTGCGCCGAAGCGACGCTGGCGCGTCTCGACCAAGCCCGCGCTTGGGCCGAAGAAGGCCGCGCCCGCCTGCTGTTGGACACGGAACCCCTGCCGCACCCCGACTTCCCCCAAGCCCGCACCCGCACGCCCTTGCTGTTGGCGTTGGAAGCGCCGGACGAAACGCTGCTGCGCCAAGAATGCTTCGGCCCGATCAGCTTCCTCGTTGCGGTGCCGGATGCCGAGCACGCCGCCGCGCTGGCCGAGCGCCTGATTCGCAGCGAGGGTGCCCTCACGCTGGCGGGTTACACCACTGATCCAGCTTTCGAAGAGCGGTTGGTGCGCCTGAGCCTGCGCGCCCGCGTGGCGCTTTCGCTCAATCTGACGCACAGCGTGTACGTCAACCAAGCCGCCGCGTTTTCGGACTTCCACGGCAGCGGCGGCAACCCCGCTGCCAACGCCAGTTATGCCGGGCTGGCCTTCGTCGCCGACCGGTTTGTGGTGGTGCAGCGCCGCTGGCATGTTCAGCCCGAAATGTCCGCCACTCAACCTGCCGCCGGAGCTTGA
- a CDS encoding phenylacetic acid degradation protein PaaY, which yields MPCYSIEGVIPVVDPTAYVHPTAVLIGDVIVGPGCYIGPTACLRGDFGRIVLEAGANVQDGCVLHGFPEQDTRVEENGHIGHGAILHSCIVRRDALVGMNAVVMDEAEVGAQAIVAACAFVPAGMKIPPRSLVAGVPAKVRRELSEQEVAWKLDGTRTYQDLTRRSLASLVEVAPLTAVETDRPKVQAPHVEPLVALKRQ from the coding sequence ATGCCGTGTTATTCGATCGAAGGCGTGATCCCGGTGGTGGATCCGACCGCCTACGTTCACCCGACGGCGGTGCTGATTGGCGACGTCATCGTCGGCCCCGGTTGTTACATCGGCCCGACGGCGTGTTTGCGCGGGGACTTTGGCCGCATCGTGCTGGAAGCTGGCGCCAATGTGCAGGATGGCTGCGTGCTGCACGGTTTCCCCGAGCAGGACACGCGGGTGGAGGAAAACGGCCACATCGGCCACGGCGCCATCTTGCACAGTTGCATCGTGCGGCGCGACGCGCTGGTCGGCATGAACGCGGTGGTGATGGACGAGGCCGAGGTGGGTGCCCAAGCCATCGTCGCCGCCTGCGCGTTCGTGCCGGCGGGGATGAAAATTCCGCCGCGCAGCTTGGTGGCCGGGGTGCCCGCCAAGGTGCGGCGCGAGTTGAGCGAGCAGGAAGTGGCCTGGAAGCTGGACGGCACCCGCACCTACCAAGATTTGACGCGGCGCAGCTTGGCCAGTTTGGTGGAAGTGGCGCCGCTGACGGCGGTGGAAACCGACCGGCCCAAAGTACAAGCGCCGCACGTTGAACCGTTGGTGGCACTCAAACGCCAATAA
- a CDS encoding enoyl-CoA hydratase-related protein, whose product MTSTDNLLIERQPRGVVRLTLHRPEVLNAFDEALIARLEAVFAELGADSTVRVIVLAATGKAFCAGADIGWMRRAAANSQDANLEDARRFARMMDTVARCPKPVVARVQGSAFGGGVGLACAADIVIATRNARFTVSEARFGILPAVIGPYLINTVGLRQARRLALTTALIGAEEAQNIGLVTQLCEDEAALDAAVAQCVESLLANGPQAQAEIKALFAQLGCGPVTAEVRELTAQTISRVRATEEAREGFAAFVEKRPAPWVQAAG is encoded by the coding sequence GTGACTTCAACTGACAACCTGTTGATCGAGCGCCAGCCGCGTGGGGTGGTGCGCCTGACCTTGCACCGCCCCGAGGTGCTGAACGCTTTTGACGAAGCGTTGATCGCCCGGCTGGAAGCAGTGTTTGCCGAGCTGGGCGCCGATTCGACCGTGCGTGTCATCGTGCTGGCGGCCACGGGCAAGGCGTTTTGCGCCGGGGCCGACATCGGCTGGATGCGCCGCGCCGCCGCCAATTCCCAGGACGCCAACCTAGAGGACGCACGCCGCTTCGCTCGCATGATGGACACGGTGGCCCGCTGCCCCAAACCCGTGGTGGCGCGGGTGCAGGGCAGCGCGTTTGGCGGCGGCGTCGGGCTGGCGTGCGCGGCGGACATCGTTATCGCCACGCGCAACGCCCGTTTCACGGTGAGCGAGGCGCGCTTTGGCATCCTGCCCGCCGTCATCGGGCCGTACCTCATCAACACCGTGGGGCTGCGCCAGGCGCGGCGGCTGGCGTTGACCACGGCGCTCATCGGCGCGGAAGAAGCGCAGAACATCGGCCTCGTCACCCAACTGTGTGAGGACGAAGCGGCATTGGATGCGGCGGTGGCACAGTGCGTCGAATCCCTGCTGGCCAATGGGCCGCAGGCGCAAGCCGAAATCAAAGCCTTGTTCGCCCAGCTCGGCTGCGGGCCGGTGACGGCGGAAGTGCGCGAACTCACCGCACAAACCATCAGCCGCGTGCGAGCCACCGAGGAGGCACGCGAGGGTTTCGCGGCGTTTGTGGAGAAACGCCCGGCGCCGTGGGTGCAGGCCGCTGGCTGA
- a CDS encoding dienelactone hydrolase family protein, which translates to MNTSPVTTEWLSVTTPDGPMAAYLARPPAGRGPGLLLLQEIFGVNAHIRGVAEQYALAGFTVLAPDAFWRQAPRVELSYVGEDRDRALTLMRGLSREQAVADMSASIAALKAHSACTGRVGAIGYCMGGRLAFAAAALCNGLERAVCYYGGGIATQLELAKRIYIPTQFHHAEVDASIPPEAVASVKAAMAQAPAAAQATFHHYPGAQHGFNCWARASYHPASAALAHGRSLEFLAALF; encoded by the coding sequence ATGAACACCTCCCCCGTCACCACCGAGTGGCTGAGCGTCACCACCCCCGATGGCCCGATGGCGGCCTACCTTGCGCGTCCGCCAGCCGGGCGTGGCCCCGGTCTGCTGCTGTTGCAGGAAATTTTTGGCGTGAACGCGCACATTCGTGGCGTGGCCGAGCAGTACGCCTTGGCCGGTTTCACCGTGCTGGCACCGGATGCGTTTTGGCGCCAAGCGCCGCGTGTCGAATTGAGTTACGTCGGCGAAGACCGTGACCGGGCGCTGACGTTGATGCGCGGCCTCAGTCGTGAGCAGGCCGTGGCGGACATGTCGGCCAGCATCGCGGCCCTCAAGGCCCATTCGGCTTGCACGGGGCGCGTGGGCGCGATTGGCTATTGCATGGGCGGGCGCTTGGCGTTTGCCGCTGCGGCCCTGTGCAATGGATTGGAGCGTGCGGTGTGTTACTACGGCGGTGGCATCGCCACGCAGTTGGAGTTGGCCAAACGCATCTACATCCCGACGCAGTTTCACCACGCCGAGGTGGATGCCAGCATCCCGCCCGAAGCCGTGGCGTCGGTGAAGGCGGCCATGGCCCAAGCGCCCGCCGCCGCCCAAGCGACGTTCCATCACTACCCAGGCGCCCAACACGGGTTCAATTGCTGGGCCCGTGCGTCCTACCACCCGGCCAGTGCAGCGCTGGCGCATGGGCGCAGTTTGGAGTTTCTGGCGGCGCTGTTTTGA
- a CDS encoding LysR family transcriptional regulator produces the protein MKLTTLQALVAAVEEGSLRAAARRVGLSQPALTKMVRELEQELAASLLVRSTTGVVPTAQGKVLYERACVAIRELSGAVEEIHQLGGHMVGELRIGAVPLAVMLLIPETLRTFGREFRHVHLHIREELYIEQLMNLRRAEVDVAIGPIPDNLPQGEFHTEALMPVSMVVVVRKGSALETARSLEALRSARWVYTGVGGITGYARKLFEHHGMQPPAVGATVNSTLGLLSLIGSGDFVGLMPAPLMRHPVAAAFLSMPPLQEEPLALTVHAITKADTALKPAVRHFLAHLHRAAHHIQQGLPSA, from the coding sequence ATGAAACTCACCACACTTCAGGCTTTGGTGGCGGCAGTCGAAGAAGGCAGTTTGCGAGCAGCGGCGCGGCGTGTGGGGTTGTCGCAGCCGGCGCTGACGAAAATGGTGCGCGAGCTGGAGCAAGAACTGGCCGCCTCGCTGCTGGTGCGCTCCACCACGGGCGTGGTGCCCACGGCCCAAGGCAAAGTGCTGTACGAACGCGCTTGCGTGGCGATTCGGGAGTTGTCCGGCGCGGTGGAGGAAATCCACCAACTGGGTGGCCACATGGTGGGGGAGTTGCGCATCGGTGCGGTGCCGTTGGCGGTGATGTTGCTGATTCCCGAAACCCTGCGCACGTTCGGGCGCGAGTTTCGCCATGTGCATTTGCACATCCGGGAAGAGCTGTACATCGAACAGCTCATGAACCTGCGCCGCGCCGAGGTGGACGTGGCCATCGGCCCGATTCCAGACAACCTACCGCAAGGCGAGTTTCACACCGAGGCGCTGATGCCGGTGTCCATGGTGGTGGTGGTACGCAAGGGCAGCGCACTGGAGACAGCGCGTTCATTGGAAGCGCTGCGTAGCGCACGCTGGGTTTACACCGGTGTGGGCGGCATCACTGGCTACGCCCGCAAGTTGTTCGAACACCATGGCATGCAGCCCCCCGCCGTCGGCGCGACGGTGAACTCCACGCTCGGGCTGCTGTCCCTCATTGGCAGCGGGGATTTTGTTGGGCTGATGCCAGCGCCGTTGATGCGTCATCCGGTGGCGGCGGCGTTTTTGTCCATGCCGCCGTTGCAGGAAGAACCGCTGGCGTTAACCGTTCATGCCATCACCAAGGCAGATACCGCATTGAAACCGGCTGTGCGACACTTTTTGGCGCATTTGCACCGGGCGGCACACCATATTCAGCAAGGGTTGCCATCCGCATGA
- a CDS encoding substrate-binding periplasmic protein: MPSARLDKRTFLLASFWGVSLSVCARHVLTISTNNTPSDRKALEQLAAEAFRRVGFGIQVVNNPSERSLVLANQGEVDGEGLRVAGLATQYPHLIQVPERFIGISFVAFVRQPGLQLDGWASLQPHRIGFITGWKMFEAHATGARIVNRVDTPEQLFRMLAQDRIDVALYTLADGLALVQRLGLSGIQAVTPSLRDVDMFLYLHQRHSALVPQVAQALRDMKADGSHARLLHGI; this comes from the coding sequence ATGCCCTCTGCACGCCTGGACAAACGAACCTTTCTGTTGGCGTCTTTTTGGGGCGTCTCGCTGAGCGTGTGTGCCCGACATGTGCTGACCATCAGCACCAACAACACCCCCTCCGATCGCAAAGCATTGGAGCAACTGGCCGCTGAGGCTTTCCGCCGTGTCGGTTTTGGGATCCAGGTCGTCAACAACCCCTCGGAACGATCGCTGGTGCTGGCCAACCAAGGGGAGGTGGATGGCGAGGGGCTGCGGGTGGCCGGCCTGGCCACGCAGTACCCCCATCTGATCCAGGTGCCAGAGCGATTCATTGGCATCAGCTTTGTGGCCTTCGTCCGTCAGCCGGGGCTGCAACTGGATGGCTGGGCCAGCCTCCAGCCTCACCGCATCGGTTTCATCACCGGCTGGAAGATGTTCGAAGCCCACGCCACCGGGGCGCGCATTGTCAACCGGGTCGATACCCCTGAGCAGTTGTTCAGAATGTTGGCGCAGGATCGCATCGATGTGGCGCTGTACACCTTGGCCGACGGGCTGGCCCTGGTGCAGCGTTTGGGCTTGAGCGGCATTCAGGCCGTCACCCCCAGTCTGCGCGATGTGGACATGTTCCTCTACCTGCACCAGCGCCACAGCGCCTTGGTGCCGCAAGTCGCACAAGCCCTGCGCGACATGAAAGCCGATGGTTCCCATGCCCGCCTCCTGCACGGCATCTGA
- a CDS encoding PAS domain-containing protein has product MNALTRALAWLNLRLGLESWVTRQLLQRALLIGGMASIVVSAYQSFDTYRQQQTELREHLDAIANYVTPALVESLWAFNDAQTHTQLAGLIHEKSVSAVVLKQPDLPDQRHGRPRLSPHTLERVVPLSHTENGKTHPLGTLHLLHDLEEDYRQLLDHMVLSSLGNAVVILLVILISLITYHTFVQQRLAAIVAELSHTGPQDLIATSQDTTPRKPARDEIDELTHAIVQLKAKGGAALALLEQKNQTLQETLDELTQAKRLLRTVIDTAPVRIFWKDRHSRYLGCNRLFAQDAGTSSPQSLVGQTDDDMTWVAQADLYRADDRAVMETLKPNIGYEEPQTRPDGGTAWLRTSKVPMLDDAGQAVGVVGVYDDITRHKEAERQLAEQLDELLRWQDLMLDREDRILELKGEVNVLLARLGEPSRYDHTLPITAPPP; this is encoded by the coding sequence ATGAACGCGCTCACCCGTGCCTTGGCTTGGCTGAACCTTCGGCTGGGCTTGGAGAGCTGGGTCACGCGGCAACTGCTTCAGCGGGCCTTGCTGATTGGGGGGATGGCCTCCATCGTGGTCTCGGCTTACCAGAGCTTTGACACCTACCGGCAGCAGCAAACCGAGCTGCGCGAGCATTTGGATGCCATCGCCAACTATGTCACCCCGGCTCTCGTGGAAAGCCTGTGGGCGTTCAACGATGCACAAACCCACACCCAACTGGCGGGCCTGATCCACGAGAAAAGTGTGTCCGCCGTTGTGCTCAAGCAACCCGATTTGCCCGACCAACGCCATGGCCGCCCCCGGCTGTCACCGCACACGCTGGAGCGCGTGGTGCCGCTGTCCCACACGGAAAATGGCAAAACCCATCCGTTGGGCACGCTGCACTTGCTCCACGATTTGGAAGAAGATTACCGCCAACTGCTGGATCACATGGTGCTCAGTTCGCTGGGCAACGCAGTGGTGATCTTGCTGGTGATTTTGATTTCTTTGATCACCTATCACACGTTTGTGCAGCAACGCTTGGCGGCCATCGTGGCTGAGTTGAGCCACACCGGGCCGCAAGACCTGATCGCCACCAGCCAGGACACCACCCCACGCAAGCCGGCACGCGATGAAATCGACGAGCTGACCCACGCCATCGTGCAACTCAAGGCCAAGGGCGGCGCGGCGCTGGCTCTGTTGGAACAAAAAAACCAAACACTGCAAGAAACGCTCGATGAGTTGACCCAAGCCAAACGCCTGCTGAGAACCGTCATCGACACGGCTCCTGTGCGCATTTTTTGGAAAGACCGGCACTCGCGCTACTTGGGCTGCAACCGGCTGTTTGCGCAAGATGCGGGCACGTCCTCACCCCAATCGCTGGTGGGGCAAACCGATGACGACATGACCTGGGTCGCCCAGGCCGATCTGTACCGGGCCGATGATCGTGCGGTGATGGAAACATTGAAACCGAACATCGGCTACGAGGAACCCCAAACCCGCCCCGACGGGGGAACCGCGTGGCTGCGCACCTCCAAAGTGCCCATGCTGGACGATGCGGGTCAAGCGGTCGGTGTCGTGGGTGTTTATGACGACATCACCCGGCACAAAGAAGCCGAACGACAACTGGCCGAGCAACTCGACGAGCTGCTGCGTTGGCAAGATTTGATGTTGGATCGTGAGGATCGAATCCTCGAACTCAAGGGGGAGGTCAATGTGCTGCTGGCGCGCCTGGGCGAACCTTCCCGCTATGACCACACCCTGCCCATCACCGCGCCGCCACCATGA